In Pseudomonas sp. ADAK18, a single window of DNA contains:
- a CDS encoding error-prone DNA polymerase: MAARLVCMNPDYAELHCLSNFSFQRGASSARELFERARQQGYQALAVTDECTLSGIVRAWQAAKEVKLPLIIGSEMRIENGPKLVLLVENLEGYQHLCRLITLARRRAEKGHYRLLQEDFANPVPGLLVLWVAEEADTQADIQWLCNTFAQRVWLAVQLHGGQDDARLLEQRLKLAARWHIPAVACGDVHMHVRSRRALQDTMTAIRHHVPVAEAGARLYPNGERHLRSLDAIRALYPPHLLEASLSIARRCTFDLSQLRYQYPRELVPEGQDPKSWLRILTEQGMVQRWPNGVTPKTLQQIDKELELITELGYESYFLTVHDIVRFARSRSILCQGRGSAANSAVCYALGITEIDPILTNMLFERFLSRERNEPPDIDVDFEHERREEVLQYVFQRYGRTRAALTAVVSSYHGAGAVRDVAKALGLPPDQVNALADCCGRWSDEAPPLERLREGGFDPDSPVLRRVLSLTQQLIGFPRHLSQHPGGFVISEHPLDTLVPVENAAMAERTIIQWDKDDLDAVGLLKVDILALGMLSAIRRCFDLLRRHRHRDLTLAGIPKEDPATYAMISRADTIGVFQIESRAQMSMLPRLRPKDFYDLVIEVAIVRPGPIQGGMVHPYLRRRNKEEETTYPSPELEVVLERTLGIPLFQEQVMQIAIVAADYSPGEADQLRRSMAAWKRHGGLEPHQERLRSGMVKNGYTEAFAAQIFEQIKGFGSYGFPESHAASFALLTYASCWLKCHEPAAFACALINSWPMGFYSPDQVLQDARRHHLQIRPVDVSASDWDCSLEPIEGQQPAIRMGLRMVSGFREEDARRIETARQGGDFFDIADLGERARLDTRAQELLADAGALRSLAGHRYQARWEVAGVQRQMGLFAGVPSPEESVVALPQPTVGEDLQADYASVGTTLGPHPLALLRDELRTRRCRSSRELLTVEHGRHVSIAGLVTGRQRPGTASGVTFVTLEDEFGNINVVVWRDLAERQRQVLVASQLLKVDGRWEAVGEVRHLIAGRLSDLTPLLAWINVRSRDFH; this comes from the coding sequence GTGGCTGCAAGGCTGGTTTGCATGAACCCGGATTACGCCGAGCTGCACTGCCTGTCCAATTTCAGTTTCCAGCGCGGTGCGTCCAGTGCCCGCGAGCTGTTCGAGCGGGCCAGGCAGCAAGGCTACCAAGCGCTGGCAGTCACCGATGAATGCACCCTGTCGGGCATCGTCCGTGCCTGGCAGGCGGCCAAGGAGGTCAAGCTGCCGTTGATCATCGGCAGCGAGATGCGCATCGAGAACGGCCCGAAACTGGTGCTGCTGGTGGAAAACCTGGAGGGCTATCAGCACCTTTGCCGGCTGATCACCCTTGCCCGGCGTCGTGCCGAGAAAGGTCACTACCGCCTGCTGCAAGAAGACTTCGCCAATCCTGTACCGGGGTTGTTGGTGCTGTGGGTGGCCGAAGAGGCCGACACCCAGGCCGACATCCAGTGGCTGTGCAATACGTTCGCCCAGAGAGTGTGGCTGGCGGTGCAGTTGCATGGTGGTCAGGACGATGCCCGTCTTCTTGAGCAACGCTTGAAGCTGGCGGCCCGTTGGCATATCCCGGCAGTCGCCTGCGGCGATGTGCATATGCATGTGCGCAGCCGTCGTGCGTTGCAGGACACCATGACCGCGATCCGTCATCACGTGCCGGTCGCCGAGGCGGGCGCGCGCCTGTATCCCAATGGCGAACGCCACTTGCGCAGCCTTGACGCCATTCGTGCCCTGTATCCGCCGCACTTGCTTGAAGCGTCGTTGAGCATTGCCCGCCGTTGCACTTTCGACCTGAGCCAACTGCGTTATCAATACCCACGGGAGTTGGTACCCGAAGGGCAGGACCCGAAATCCTGGCTGCGGATCTTGACCGAGCAGGGCATGGTCCAGCGCTGGCCGAACGGCGTCACGCCCAAGACCCTCCAGCAAATTGACAAAGAACTGGAACTGATCACCGAGCTGGGTTACGAAAGCTATTTCCTCACGGTGCATGACATCGTGCGCTTTGCCCGCAGCCGTTCGATCCTCTGCCAGGGCCGTGGCTCGGCCGCCAACTCGGCAGTGTGTTATGCCCTGGGCATCACCGAAATCGACCCGATCCTGACGAACATGCTGTTCGAGCGCTTCCTGTCCCGGGAGCGCAACGAGCCGCCAGACATCGACGTCGATTTCGAACACGAACGCCGGGAAGAAGTGCTGCAATACGTGTTCCAGCGCTACGGCCGCACCCGCGCCGCCTTGACGGCGGTGGTCAGCAGCTACCACGGTGCCGGCGCGGTACGTGACGTGGCCAAGGCCCTGGGCCTGCCGCCGGATCAGGTTAACGCGCTGGCTGATTGCTGTGGGCGCTGGAGCGATGAAGCGCCGCCCTTGGAGCGCCTGCGTGAAGGCGGTTTCGACCCCGACAGCCCGGTGCTGCGCCGGGTACTCAGCCTGACCCAGCAACTGATTGGCTTTCCCCGGCACCTGTCCCAGCACCCCGGTGGTTTCGTGATTTCCGAACACCCGCTGGACACCCTGGTGCCGGTGGAAAATGCCGCCATGGCTGAGCGCACCATCATTCAATGGGACAAGGACGACCTGGATGCCGTCGGCTTGCTCAAGGTCGATATCCTGGCCTTGGGTATGCTCAGTGCCATTCGCCGGTGCTTCGACCTGCTGCGGCGTCATCGCCACCGTGATCTGACCTTGGCCGGTATTCCAAAGGAGGACCCGGCCACCTACGCCATGATCAGCCGCGCCGACACCATTGGCGTGTTCCAGATCGAGTCCCGGGCGCAGATGTCGATGCTGCCCAGGCTGCGGCCGAAGGATTTCTATGACTTGGTGATCGAGGTGGCCATCGTGCGTCCTGGACCGATTCAGGGCGGCATGGTGCATCCGTACCTGCGTCGGCGGAACAAGGAAGAAGAAACGACTTATCCATCGCCGGAGTTGGAAGTTGTGTTGGAACGTACCTTGGGCATTCCGCTGTTCCAGGAGCAAGTGATGCAGATCGCCATTGTCGCTGCCGACTACAGCCCCGGTGAGGCCGATCAGTTGCGTCGCTCCATGGCAGCTTGGAAGCGCCACGGTGGCCTGGAGCCTCATCAGGAACGACTGCGCAGCGGCATGGTGAAAAACGGCTACACCGAAGCCTTCGCCGCGCAGATTTTCGAGCAGATCAAGGGCTTTGGCAGCTATGGTTTTCCGGAGTCTCACGCCGCCAGTTTCGCCTTGCTGACCTACGCCAGTTGCTGGCTCAAATGCCATGAGCCGGCGGCGTTTGCCTGCGCCCTGATCAACAGTTGGCCCATGGGCTTCTACAGCCCGGACCAGGTTCTCCAGGACGCGCGCCGTCATCACTTGCAGATTCGCCCGGTGGACGTGAGCGCCAGTGACTGGGATTGCAGCCTGGAACCCATCGAGGGCCAGCAGCCGGCAATCCGCATGGGGCTGCGCATGGTTTCGGGATTTCGTGAGGAGGATGCACGGCGCATTGAAACCGCGCGCCAGGGCGGTGATTTTTTCGACATTGCCGACCTTGGCGAGCGCGCCCGGCTGGACACTCGCGCCCAGGAACTGCTGGCGGATGCCGGTGCGTTGCGCAGCTTGGCCGGGCACCGATATCAGGCGCGCTGGGAAGTGGCCGGGGTACAGCGGCAGATGGGTTTGTTTGCCGGCGTGCCCAGCCCCGAAGAGTCTGTGGTGGCGTTGCCGCAACCGACGGTAGGCGAAGACCTGCAGGCCGACTATGCCAGCGTCGGTACTACCCTGGGCCCACACCCGTTGGCGCTGCTGCGTGATGAACTGCGCACGCGACGTTGCCGCAGTTCCCGGGAGCTGCTGACAGTGGAGCATGGGCGTCATGTCAGCATCGCCGGTTTGGTGACCGGCAGGCAACGGCCTGGGACCGCCAGCGGAGTCACCTTTGTCACCCTGGAAGATGAGTTCGGCAATATCAACGTGGTGGTCTGGCGTGACCTGGCAGAGCGTCAGCGCCAGGTGCTGGTAGCGTCGCAGTTGCTCAAGGTAGACGGGCGCTGGGAGGCGGTGGGGGAGGTCCGGCACTTGATCGCCGGGCGCTTGAGTGACCTGACGCCATTATTGGCCTGGATCAATGTGCGCAGTCGGGATTTCCATTGA
- the uvrA gene encoding excinuclease ABC subunit UvrA, which produces MTSQRNLPPDTALSKQRTGFVRVRGAREHNLRNVDVDIPRDALVVFTGVSGSGKSSLAFSTVYAEAQRRYFESVAPYARRLIDQVGVPDVDSIEGLPPAVALQQQRGTPSTRSSVGSVTTLSSLIRMLYSRAGSYPPGQPMLYAEDFSPNLPQGACPQCHGLGRVYEVTEALMVPDPSLTIRQRAVASWPLAWQGQNLRDILVTMGYDVDIPWRDLPKKQRDWILFTEETPTVPVYAGLTPAQTRDALKRKLEPSYQGTFSGARRYILHTFTHSQSALMKKRVSQFMQGSPCPLCEGKRLTRAALSVKFAGYDIGELSQMSLLQLAEMLRPVAEGQDKGTLSVEKRLAAQRIAQDLLERVSTLTDLGLGYLALERSTPTLSSGELQRLRLATQLGSQLFGVIYVLDEPSAGLHPADGEALFAALERLKAAGNSLFVVEHDLETMRRADWLIDVGPAAGEHGGQVLYSGPPAGLAQVEASQTREYLFAEQRPASRSPRQPTGWLSLEGVRRNNLEGVSVDFPLGCFTAVTGISGSGKSSLVSQALLELVSAGLGRVVQTEEDEPSLEDEPAQTSGGRISAGLEHIRRLVQVDQKPIGRTPRSNLATYTGLFDNVRKLFAATPAAKKHGYDAGQFSFNVAKGRCPNCEGEGFVSVELLFMPSVYAPCPTCHGARYNPETLAITWEGLNIAQVLGLTVEQAVEVFAEQSGVLRSLQVLRDIGLGYLRLGQPATELSGGEAQRIKLATELQRNARGATLYVLDEPTTGLHPRDVDRLLSQLNHLVEAGHTVIVVEHEMRVVAQSDWVIDIGPGAGDRGGKVVVSGTPQKVARSKSSRTAPFLARELP; this is translated from the coding sequence ATGACTTCACAACGCAACTTGCCGCCAGACACTGCGTTATCCAAGCAGCGCACCGGCTTCGTCCGGGTACGGGGCGCCCGGGAACACAACCTGCGCAACGTCGACGTGGACATTCCCCGGGATGCCCTGGTGGTGTTTACCGGGGTGTCGGGATCCGGCAAGTCGTCCCTGGCCTTTTCCACTGTGTACGCCGAGGCCCAGCGCCGCTATTTCGAATCGGTGGCACCCTATGCCCGGCGCCTGATCGATCAAGTAGGCGTGCCGGATGTGGACTCCATCGAAGGCCTGCCACCGGCCGTGGCCCTGCAACAGCAGCGGGGCACGCCGAGCACGCGGTCGTCGGTGGGCAGCGTGACCACCTTGTCGAGCCTGATCCGCATGCTGTATTCCCGCGCCGGCAGCTACCCGCCGGGGCAGCCGATGCTGTATGCCGAGGACTTTTCCCCCAATTTACCCCAGGGTGCCTGCCCGCAATGCCATGGCTTGGGTCGAGTGTATGAAGTCACCGAGGCGCTGATGGTGCCCGATCCGTCCCTGACCATTCGCCAGCGGGCGGTGGCTTCCTGGCCGCTGGCGTGGCAGGGGCAGAACCTGCGGGACATCCTGGTGACGATGGGTTATGACGTCGATATCCCTTGGCGCGACTTGCCGAAAAAACAGCGGGACTGGATTCTCTTCACCGAAGAAACCCCGACCGTGCCGGTGTATGCCGGCTTGACCCCGGCGCAAACCCGCGACGCCCTCAAGCGTAAGCTGGAGCCTAGTTACCAAGGGACGTTCAGCGGCGCCCGGCGCTATATCCTGCACACGTTCACTCACTCCCAAAGCGCACTGATGAAAAAGCGCGTCTCGCAATTCATGCAGGGCAGTCCGTGCCCGTTGTGCGAGGGCAAGCGCCTGACGCGGGCGGCGTTGTCGGTGAAGTTCGCCGGTTATGACATTGGTGAGCTGTCGCAGATGTCATTGCTGCAACTGGCCGAGATGCTGCGCCCGGTGGCAGAGGGGCAGGACAAAGGCACGCTGTCGGTGGAAAAACGCCTGGCGGCCCAGCGGATTGCCCAGGATTTGCTCGAGCGGGTCAGCACCCTGACCGACCTGGGTTTGGGTTATCTGGCCCTTGAGCGCAGCACACCGACGCTTTCCTCCGGCGAGTTGCAACGCTTGCGGCTGGCCACACAATTGGGTTCGCAGTTGTTCGGTGTGATCTACGTGTTGGACGAGCCCTCGGCAGGTTTGCATCCTGCGGACGGTGAGGCACTGTTCGCGGCGCTGGAACGTTTGAAGGCCGCGGGCAATTCGTTGTTTGTGGTGGAACACGACCTGGAAACCATGCGCCGCGCCGATTGGTTGATCGACGTTGGCCCGGCAGCCGGCGAGCATGGCGGCCAAGTACTCTACAGCGGCCCGCCAGCGGGCTTGGCTCAGGTCGAGGCTTCGCAAACCCGCGAGTACCTGTTCGCCGAGCAGCGTCCGGCCAGCCGTTCGCCCCGTCAACCGACAGGCTGGTTGAGCCTGGAAGGGGTGAGGCGCAATAACCTGGAGGGCGTGAGTGTGGACTTCCCGCTGGGTTGCTTTACCGCGGTCACCGGAATCTCCGGTTCGGGCAAGTCCAGCCTGGTCAGTCAGGCGCTGTTGGAATTGGTGAGCGCCGGGCTGGGCCGTGTGGTGCAAACCGAAGAGGACGAGCCAAGCCTTGAGGATGAGCCAGCGCAAACCAGCGGCGGCCGTATCAGCGCCGGGCTTGAACACATTCGACGCTTGGTGCAGGTGGACCAGAAACCCATCGGCCGCACGCCGCGCTCGAACCTGGCGACCTACACCGGCCTGTTCGACAACGTGCGCAAACTGTTCGCCGCCACGCCAGCGGCGAAAAAGCACGGTTACGACGCGGGGCAGTTCTCCTTCAACGTCGCCAAGGGCCGTTGCCCGAACTGTGAAGGCGAAGGTTTCGTCAGCGTCGAATTGCTGTTTATGCCCAGCGTGTATGCGCCGTGCCCGACCTGTCACGGGGCGCGCTATAACCCTGAGACCTTGGCGATCACCTGGGAAGGTTTGAACATCGCCCAGGTGCTGGGACTGACCGTCGAGCAGGCCGTGGAGGTATTTGCCGAACAATCCGGCGTCCTGCGCTCGCTGCAGGTGCTGAGGGATATCGGCCTGGGCTACCTGCGATTGGGGCAGCCGGCGACTGAGTTGTCCGGCGGTGAAGCCCAGCGGATCAAACTGGCCACTGAGCTACAGCGCAACGCCCGGGGTGCGACCTTGTATGTGCTGGATGAACCGACCACCGGGTTGCATCCGCGAGATGTCGACCGCTTGCTCAGCCAGCTCAATCATCTGGTGGAGGCGGGGCATACGGTAATTGTGGTGGAGCATGAAATGCGCGTGGTGGCCCAGAGTGACTGGGTGATTGATATTGGACCGGGGGCAGGGGACCGAGGCGGGAAGGTTGTGGTGAGTGGGACGCCGCAAAAAGTCGCCCGGAGTAAGAGCAGTCGTACCGCGCCGTTCCTGGCGCGGGAACTGCCCTGA
- a CDS encoding efflux RND transporter periplasmic adaptor subunit has protein sequence MTTNRKRLLGAVLIVLLAGAGIALVSYRSPAADQPATAEQWLAVKTDPLVHQIGLVGKIEPDTTITLTAPFDGNVQANLVEQGQRVDAGQVLLRMDPATLEVQLRDALSAQLKARRTVQEMQDWDSGQLVGRARRSLRTAQMTAGNTQRKLTESENLFKRGIIPRNELDDLKQQAQQQQLDLTAARSELQQALDQGKGEYRQIADMELTNATVKYEALRTLLDGKEVKAPFSGIVVPAPGSSSPQGGAANNTPVQAGSKVSQGQVLFGLANIERLKIVAKVSELDINQLHQGQAVEVMGDGFDGERLTGSVSVVSGLAIASDSQGSAQFPVTLSIPKLTPQQLQRVRLGMSARLTIVTYNNDQAIIVPAQAITRGDSGLSVEYRAAMDKPVERVSVTTGQSTAQGVEVFGLKPGLVKVPAL, from the coding sequence ATGACTACTAATCGAAAACGCCTGCTGGGCGCTGTGTTGATCGTGCTGTTGGCCGGCGCCGGGATCGCGCTTGTCAGCTATCGCAGCCCCGCCGCTGACCAGCCCGCCACAGCGGAGCAGTGGCTGGCGGTGAAGACCGATCCGCTGGTGCATCAGATTGGCCTGGTGGGCAAGATCGAGCCCGACACCACCATCACCCTCACCGCGCCCTTCGACGGCAACGTGCAGGCCAATCTGGTGGAACAGGGCCAACGGGTAGACGCCGGCCAGGTGCTGCTGCGCATGGACCCGGCCACCCTCGAAGTGCAACTGCGCGACGCCCTTTCCGCCCAGCTCAAGGCCCGGCGCACGGTGCAGGAAATGCAGGACTGGGACAGCGGCCAGTTGGTCGGCCGCGCCCGGCGCAGCCTGCGCACGGCGCAAATGACCGCCGGCAACACTCAGCGCAAATTGACCGAAAGCGAAAACCTGTTCAAGCGCGGCATTATCCCCCGCAACGAACTGGACGACCTCAAGCAACAGGCCCAGCAACAACAACTGGACCTGACGGCCGCCCGCAGCGAGTTGCAACAGGCGCTGGACCAGGGCAAAGGTGAATACCGACAGATCGCCGATATGGAACTGACCAACGCCACGGTGAAATATGAAGCCTTGCGCACGCTGCTCGACGGTAAGGAAGTCAAGGCACCGTTCTCTGGCATCGTGGTGCCGGCACCCGGCAGCAGCTCGCCCCAAGGGGGCGCCGCCAACAACACACCGGTACAGGCCGGCAGCAAGGTCAGCCAGGGCCAGGTACTGTTCGGGCTGGCCAATATCGAACGCTTGAAAATCGTCGCCAAAGTCTCGGAGCTGGATATCAACCAATTGCACCAGGGCCAAGCGGTGGAAGTCATGGGTGATGGCTTTGATGGTGAGCGGCTGACTGGCTCCGTCAGCGTGGTCAGCGGCCTGGCAATTGCCAGTGATAGTCAAGGCAGTGCGCAATTCCCAGTGACCCTGTCGATCCCCAAGCTGACCCCGCAACAACTGCAACGGGTGCGCCTGGGCATGAGCGCTCGGCTGACCATCGTGACCTACAACAATGACCAGGCGATCATCGTGCCGGCCCAGGCGATCACTCGTGGGGACAGTGGGTTATCAGTGGAGTATCGGGCGGCGATGGACAAGCCGGTGGAGCGGGTGAGTGTGACGACAGGGCAGTCGACTGCGCAGGGGGTGGAGGTGTTTGGGCTTAAGCCAGGGTTGGTAAAAGTCCCCGCCCTGTAG
- a CDS encoding TolC family protein, producing MNKRHVLLLIGVISLPSLAAEVVINPSAPSTTRSGYDRSVSLSNQTTTLTLGDAVYLGLRNNPAIRSSYLQRVAQKFDLRVAEDTFNPKLVLNSYYRANRGSADNARNSNVAPAATLLGEYGTRLSMSWTQQMNNANRAGRFRSDGLDLAIIQPLMRGAGWDATTAPLRLSRLAEQANRLNLKATVAQTISQIIATYRELLRAQEQLSIVQDALKRANTLLEVNKALIAAGRMAEFEIVQTEADIATQQLGVEEAQNQLDTSRLALLRLLALDLSTPIRATEALEAARMDIDKRQAFNLAQNQQPEYLAALLGSQQADLNLVIAKDSGRWQVDLIAGGNQFRDAYNNDDGNTNTRRWDSYAGIQVQIPIGDISTRQAEVHARVDVENQQIAIDDAKQELERNVNDVVRDLGTRWRQYEISQRAVELSKRKIEIEREKLSAGRSTNFQVLSFETDLRNAENSRLNALIAYLNAQTQLDLTLGMTLESWEIALNDY from the coding sequence ATGAATAAGCGCCACGTTCTGCTGTTGATCGGCGTTATCAGCTTGCCCAGCCTGGCCGCCGAGGTGGTGATCAATCCCTCGGCGCCGAGCACCACCCGCAGCGGCTATGACCGCAGTGTGTCCCTCAGCAACCAGACCACCACCTTGACCCTGGGCGACGCGGTCTACCTGGGCCTGCGCAACAACCCGGCGATTCGCAGCAGTTACCTGCAACGGGTCGCGCAGAAGTTCGACCTGCGGGTGGCCGAAGACACCTTCAACCCCAAACTCGTGCTTAACAGCTACTACCGCGCTAACCGGGGTTCGGCAGACAACGCCCGCAATAGCAACGTGGCACCTGCCGCCACCTTGCTCGGTGAATACGGCACCCGGCTGAGCATGTCCTGGACCCAACAGATGAATAACGCCAACCGTGCCGGACGCTTTCGCAGCGACGGCCTCGACCTGGCAATCATCCAGCCATTGATGCGCGGTGCCGGCTGGGACGCCACCACCGCGCCGCTGCGGCTGTCGCGGCTGGCAGAGCAGGCCAACCGGCTGAACCTCAAGGCCACCGTGGCGCAAACCATCAGCCAGATCATCGCCACCTACCGCGAACTGCTGCGGGCCCAGGAACAACTGAGTATCGTCCAGGACGCGCTCAAGCGCGCAAATACCTTGCTTGAGGTCAACAAGGCGCTGATCGCCGCCGGGCGCATGGCCGAATTCGAGATCGTGCAGACCGAAGCCGACATCGCCACCCAGCAACTGGGCGTGGAAGAAGCACAGAACCAACTGGACACCAGCCGCCTGGCCCTGTTGCGTTTACTGGCCCTGGACCTGTCCACGCCGATTCGTGCCACCGAAGCCCTGGAAGCCGCACGCATGGACATCGACAAACGCCAGGCCTTCAACCTCGCCCAGAACCAGCAACCCGAATACCTGGCCGCCCTGCTCGGGAGCCAGCAGGCTGACCTCAACCTGGTCATCGCCAAGGACTCAGGTCGTTGGCAGGTGGACCTGATCGCCGGGGGTAATCAGTTTCGTGATGCCTATAACAATGACGACGGCAATACCAACACTCGGCGCTGGGACAGCTACGCCGGTATTCAGGTGCAGATTCCCATCGGCGACATCAGTACGCGTCAGGCTGAGGTGCACGCCCGGGTCGATGTGGAAAACCAGCAGATCGCCATCGATGACGCCAAGCAGGAGCTTGAGCGCAACGTCAACGATGTGGTGCGCGACCTGGGTACCCGCTGGCGCCAGTATGAAATCTCGCAACGGGCAGTCGAGCTGTCCAAGCGCAAGATCGAAATTGAACGGGAAAAACTCAGCGCCGGGCGCTCCACCAACTTCCAGGTGTTGAGTTTCGAGACCGACCTGCGCAACGCCGAGAACTCACGGCTCAATGCGCTGATTGCCTATTTGAATGCCCAGACCCAGCTCGACCTGACCCTGGGCATGACTCTGGAAAGTTGGGAAATCGCCCTCAATGACTACTAA
- a CDS encoding ABC transporter permease, with the protein MSLRVEQSLSQLLHEAFVSLRTLGKRSILALLGIVIGSSSVVALINIGHNAAEDAAAIFKDMGTDTLVAQFPPRGSSTAPMRASLDLDAIRKTVPGIAHIGAISQFSGPVVFHGRTFNTGIIGSTPGLKDAMRLSLREGRFLSPFDGGEIYAVIGDQVAQALSTPGDPLQLGDRVRISDYLFLIVGILQSQPRSMLIPVQANEAMFIPAEGMRRIYPTPQISNVVIRAIPGQDMERIARDAATALKTQLADHDVDIQVPQQMIDGMTRQSRTFAYLLLALGAISLVGGGVGVMNVMLMNVSERRREIGIRMALGARQRDIRNLFLLEAVTLTAVGALCGAVLGMTAAYLYAWLSGWQFSLAIAALPLGVGSTLLVGLFFGIYPAVSASRLQPVEALRDE; encoded by the coding sequence ATGAGCCTGCGGGTCGAACAGAGCCTGAGCCAACTGCTGCACGAGGCGTTTGTCAGCCTGCGGACCTTGGGCAAGCGTTCGATCCTGGCCTTGCTGGGGATCGTCATCGGTAGCTCTTCGGTGGTGGCGCTGATCAATATCGGCCACAACGCGGCCGAAGACGCGGCGGCCATTTTCAAAGACATGGGCACCGACACCCTGGTGGCGCAATTCCCGCCGCGCGGCAGCAGCACCGCGCCCATGCGCGCCAGCCTGGACCTGGACGCCATACGCAAGACCGTACCGGGCATTGCACATATTGGCGCGATTTCGCAGTTCAGCGGGCCGGTGGTGTTCCATGGCCGCACGTTCAATACGGGGATCATCGGCAGCACGCCGGGCCTGAAGGACGCCATGCGCCTGTCCCTGCGCGAAGGGCGCTTCCTGTCGCCATTTGACGGTGGCGAAATCTATGCGGTGATTGGCGATCAGGTCGCTCAGGCCCTCAGCACCCCAGGCGACCCGCTGCAACTGGGTGACCGGGTGCGGATCAGCGATTACCTGTTCCTGATCGTTGGCATCCTGCAGAGCCAACCTCGATCCATGTTGATTCCGGTGCAAGCCAACGAAGCGATGTTCATCCCCGCCGAGGGCATGCGCCGCATCTACCCCACGCCCCAAATCAGCAATGTGGTCATCCGCGCCATACCGGGCCAGGACATGGAACGCATCGCGCGCGACGCCGCCACCGCGCTGAAAACCCAGCTCGCCGACCACGATGTCGACATCCAGGTGCCCCAGCAAATGATCGACGGCATGACCCGACAAAGCCGCACTTTCGCCTATCTGTTGCTGGCCCTGGGGGCGATTTCCCTGGTGGGCGGCGGCGTCGGGGTGATGAATGTAATGCTGATGAACGTCTCGGAGCGGCGTCGTGAAATTGGCATTCGCATGGCCCTGGGCGCCCGCCAGCGAGATATTCGCAACCTGTTTCTGCTGGAAGCGGTCACCCTCACCGCCGTCGGAGCCTTGTGTGGCGCCGTGCTGGGAATGACCGCTGCTTATCTATACGCGTGGCTATCCGGCTGGCAGTTTTCCCTGGCGATAGCCGCCTTGCCCCTGGGTGTGGGCAGTACGTTGCTGGTGGGGCTGTTTTTTGGCATCTACCCGGCGGTGTCGGCGTCGCGGTTACAGCCGGTGGAGGCGTTGCGTGATGAATAA
- a CDS encoding ABC transporter ATP-binding protein, whose protein sequence is MTDTPTLPGFISLQGIGKSYQLAGQHLSILNDVCLTITNGDSCGILGASGSGKSTLLNILGLLDLPDCGQYHFAGHDIFSSSPDQLAAIRNQQIGFVFQSFNLLPRLSALDNVALPLSYRGISRHESVEQALRMLDQVGLAERAHHRPADLSGGQRQRVAIARALVGKPSVILADEPTGNLDSHTAQEIMDLLLALNREQQVTLIIVTHDPHIAERLNRKILVRNGVVQEAGRL, encoded by the coding sequence ATGACAGATACCCCCACGCTCCCAGGCTTCATTTCCCTGCAAGGCATCGGCAAAAGCTATCAGCTGGCCGGGCAGCACCTGTCCATTCTCAATGATGTGTGCCTGACCATTACCAACGGCGACAGTTGCGGCATCCTCGGCGCTTCCGGCTCCGGCAAGAGCACCCTGCTCAATATCCTCGGCCTGCTGGACCTGCCCGACTGCGGCCAATACCACTTTGCCGGCCATGACATTTTCAGTTCCAGCCCCGATCAACTGGCGGCCATCCGCAATCAACAGATCGGTTTTGTATTCCAGAGCTTCAACCTGCTGCCGCGCCTGAGTGCCCTGGACAATGTCGCCCTGCCCCTGAGTTATCGCGGTATATCCCGTCACGAATCAGTCGAGCAGGCACTGCGCATGCTCGATCAGGTGGGCCTGGCCGAACGCGCCCACCACCGCCCGGCTGATCTGTCCGGCGGCCAACGCCAACGGGTGGCGATTGCCCGGGCGCTGGTGGGCAAACCCTCGGTGATCCTCGCCGACGAACCCACCGGCAACCTCGACAGCCACACCGCCCAGGAAATCATGGACCTGCTGCTGGCCCTCAACCGCGAGCAACAGGTCACGCTGATTATCGTCACACACGACCCACACATTGCCGAACGCCTGAATCGCAAGATCCTGGTGCGCAATGGCGTGGTGCAAGAGGCTGGGCGCCTATGA